One segment of Panicum virgatum strain AP13 chromosome 3K, P.virgatum_v5, whole genome shotgun sequence DNA contains the following:
- the LOC120698176 gene encoding multisubstrate pseudouridine synthase 7-like isoform X1: protein MARSSSLSEAEAGVSCFASTLPGFRGVLKHRYSDFIVHEVARDGTLVQLTSFDLPTECVDVKEEEKAAPSADADHSQALESFRALCGDADCEALRGLLERVAAGGDNDVSPVILSPDADKAHRSEVHNFFKKNFKFLVTDTVEHSDGVQRCIRMRLGSGAGGGRGGGGGGRGRKRKNMGASDWRDDRPFDSRGSSNWSDHVGKFLRFHLYKENKDTQEALGVIGKMLGLQPRSFGFAGTKDKRAVTSQQVTVFKVPANRLAALNNRLFGIKVGNFCYVKEGLVLGQLMGNRFTITLRGVIAESEDVIKAAADGLGKNGFINYYGLQRFGSGSVPTHLVGAALLRGEWKAAVNLILDPREGERDDINEQRKHYKEHGDIDKALRNFPRHLVAERAILQCLKKCPGNYLQALKGIPRTLRMMYVHSYQSYLWNHAATMRVEKYGISQVVEGDLVYNKESPPEESTSVDIAETDDGHTNSSEIDLCSEAQPEETIQSVKIVDSGDLLKGTYTFDDVVLPLPGSQAIFPGNAVAEIYHEMAKKVIFMIEMTSFSVKFCDNEWKYIEIWFFFCQDGISLTENAHGVKEFSIASMKGGYRRLFQRPIDFQWELMTYTDESLSLAETDLDVLSRTKPKEANDLVTSDQAQDKLEEASDTSMPTNGSGSLENKPTGNSDTSPRKLAIKLAFTLPASCYATMAIRELLKTSTSVAYQKTLSC, encoded by the exons ATGGCGCGCTCGAGCTCACTttccgaggccgaggcgggcgTTTCCTGCTTCGCCTCCACCCTCCCCGGATTCCGTGGCGTCCTCAAGCATCGCTACTCCGACTTCATCGTCCACGAGGTCGCCCGCGACGGGACTCTCGTCCAGCTCACCTCGTTCGATCTCCCAACCGAG TGCGTGGATGTGaaagaggaggagaaggcggcgccCTCGGCCGACGCGGACCACTCGCAGGCCCTCGAATCGTTCCGCGCGCTCTGCGGCGACGCGGACTGCGAGGCGCTGAGAGGGCTCCTCgagagggtggcggcggggggTGATAATGATGTCTCGCCTGTCATTCTTTCGCCTGACGCCGACAAGGCTCACAGATCG GAGGTCCATAACTTTTTTAAGAAGAACTTCAAGTTCCTTGTCACGGACACGGTGGAACATAGTGATGGTGTCCAGAGGTGCATCAGGATGCGGTTGGGGTCAGGAGCTGGTGGTGGaaggggtggcggcggtggtgggagAGGAAGGAAGCGGAAGAACATGGGTGCTTCTGATTGGAGAGATGACAGGCCATTTGATAGTAGAGGGTCGAGTAATTGGTCAGATCACGTTGGGAAGTTCCTGAG gtttcaCCTTTACAAAGAGAATAAGGACACTCAAGAAGCATTAGGGGTAATAGGAAAAATGTTAGGACTTCAG CCACGTTCATTTGGGTTTGCAGGGACAAAGGATAAGCGTGCTGTTACTTCGCAGCAG GTAACTGTTTTCAAGGTGCCAGCCAATAGATTGGCTGCTCTTAATAATCGGCTATTTGGGATTAAAGTTGGAAACTTCTG TTATGTGAAGGAGGGACTTGTTCTTGGTCAACTCATGGGAAATCGATTTACAATTACTCTGAG GGGCGTCATTGCAGAATCCGAAGATGTAATAAAAGCTGCTGCTGATGGCTTAGGAAAGAATGGATTTATCAACTACTATGGTTTGCAG CGTTTTGGAAGTGGTTCAGTTCCAACACACCTTGTTGGTGCTGCTTTGCTCAGAGGAGAGTGGAAGGCTGCTGTAAACTTGATTCTTGATCCAAGGGAAGGAG AGCGTGATGACATAAATGAGCAGCGCAAACATTACAAGGAACATGGTGACATTGACAAGGCACTGAGGAACTTCCCTCGACACCTTGTAGCGGAGAGAGCTATA CTTCAGTGTCTGAAGAAATGCCCTGGTAACTATCTACAGGCACTTAAGGGTATCCCAAGAACATTGAGAATGAT GTATGTACATAGTTACCAAAGTTACCTGTGGAATCATGCTGCCACCATGAGAGTGGAAAAGTATG GCATTTCACAGGTTGTAGAAGGTGACTTGGTTTATAACAAAGAAAGCCCTCCTGAAGAATCTACTTCTGTAGATATTGCAGAAACTGATGATGGGCATACAAATTCATCTGAGATTGATCTATGTTCTGAAGCACAACCAGAGGAAACCATCCAATCTGTTAAG ATAGTTGATTCTGGAGATTTGTTAAAGGGGACGTACACATTTGATGATGTTGTCCTTCCTTTGCCTGG TTCGCAAGCAATATTTCCTGGGAATGCAGTTGCTGAGATATACCATGAAATGGCCAAAAAG gtaaTATTTATGATTGAGATGACAAGTTTTTCAGTGAAGTTTTGTGACAACGAATGGAAATATATTGAAATTTGGTTCTTTTTTTGTCAGGATGGTATTAGCTTGACGGAGAATGCTCATGGTGTTAA GGAGTTCTCGATTGCAAGCATGAAAGGAGGCTACCGTCGACTGTTCCAGCGCCCTATTGATTTTCAGTG GGAGCTCATGACTTACACAGATGAGAGTTTGTCTTTAGCAGAAACTGATTTGGATGTTCTGTCCAGAACCAAGCCTAAAGAAGCAAATGATCTTGTAACTAGCGATCAGGCACAGGATAAGTTGGAGGAGGCTTCAGATACCTCCATGCCAACTAATGGAAGCGGCTCCCTAGAAAATAAGCCTACTGGCAACTCAGATACATCACCAAGAAAATTGGCCATAAAATTAGCATTTACTTTACCAGCATCATGTTATGCTACAATGGCTATCAGGGAGCTTCTGAAGACTTCTACTTCA GTTGCATATCAGAAAACACTCAGCTGCTAA
- the LOC120698176 gene encoding multisubstrate pseudouridine synthase 7-like isoform X2 — MARSSSLSEAEAGVSCFASTLPGFRGVLKHRYSDFIVHEVARDGTLVQLTSFDLPTECVDVKEEEKAAPSADADHSQALESFRALCGDADCEALRGLLERVAAGGDNDVSPVILSPDADKAHRSEVHNFFKKNFKFLVTDTVEHSDGVQRCIRMRLGSGAGGGRGGGGGGRGRKRKNMGASDWRDDRPFDSRGSSNWSDHVGKFLRFHLYKENKDTQEALGVIGKMLGLQPRSFGFAGTKDKRAVTSQQVTVFKVPANRLAALNNRLFGIKVGNFCYVKEGLVLGQLMGNRFTITLRGVIAESEDVIKAAADGLGKNGFINYYGLQRFGSGSVPTHLVGAALLRGEWKAAVNLILDPREGERDDINEQRKHYKEHGDIDKALRNFPRHLVAERAILQCLKKCPGNYLQALKGIPRTLRMMYVHSYQSYLWNHAATMRVEKYGISQVVEGDLVYNKESPPEESTSVDIAETDDGHTNSSEIDLCSEAQPEETIQSVKIVDSGDLLKGTYTFDDVVLPLPGSQAIFPGNAVAEIYHEMAKKDGISLTENAHGVKEFSIASMKGGYRRLFQRPIDFQWELMTYTDESLSLAETDLDVLSRTKPKEANDLVTSDQAQDKLEEASDTSMPTNGSGSLENKPTGNSDTSPRKLAIKLAFTLPASCYATMAIRELLKTSTSVAYQKTLSC, encoded by the exons ATGGCGCGCTCGAGCTCACTttccgaggccgaggcgggcgTTTCCTGCTTCGCCTCCACCCTCCCCGGATTCCGTGGCGTCCTCAAGCATCGCTACTCCGACTTCATCGTCCACGAGGTCGCCCGCGACGGGACTCTCGTCCAGCTCACCTCGTTCGATCTCCCAACCGAG TGCGTGGATGTGaaagaggaggagaaggcggcgccCTCGGCCGACGCGGACCACTCGCAGGCCCTCGAATCGTTCCGCGCGCTCTGCGGCGACGCGGACTGCGAGGCGCTGAGAGGGCTCCTCgagagggtggcggcggggggTGATAATGATGTCTCGCCTGTCATTCTTTCGCCTGACGCCGACAAGGCTCACAGATCG GAGGTCCATAACTTTTTTAAGAAGAACTTCAAGTTCCTTGTCACGGACACGGTGGAACATAGTGATGGTGTCCAGAGGTGCATCAGGATGCGGTTGGGGTCAGGAGCTGGTGGTGGaaggggtggcggcggtggtgggagAGGAAGGAAGCGGAAGAACATGGGTGCTTCTGATTGGAGAGATGACAGGCCATTTGATAGTAGAGGGTCGAGTAATTGGTCAGATCACGTTGGGAAGTTCCTGAG gtttcaCCTTTACAAAGAGAATAAGGACACTCAAGAAGCATTAGGGGTAATAGGAAAAATGTTAGGACTTCAG CCACGTTCATTTGGGTTTGCAGGGACAAAGGATAAGCGTGCTGTTACTTCGCAGCAG GTAACTGTTTTCAAGGTGCCAGCCAATAGATTGGCTGCTCTTAATAATCGGCTATTTGGGATTAAAGTTGGAAACTTCTG TTATGTGAAGGAGGGACTTGTTCTTGGTCAACTCATGGGAAATCGATTTACAATTACTCTGAG GGGCGTCATTGCAGAATCCGAAGATGTAATAAAAGCTGCTGCTGATGGCTTAGGAAAGAATGGATTTATCAACTACTATGGTTTGCAG CGTTTTGGAAGTGGTTCAGTTCCAACACACCTTGTTGGTGCTGCTTTGCTCAGAGGAGAGTGGAAGGCTGCTGTAAACTTGATTCTTGATCCAAGGGAAGGAG AGCGTGATGACATAAATGAGCAGCGCAAACATTACAAGGAACATGGTGACATTGACAAGGCACTGAGGAACTTCCCTCGACACCTTGTAGCGGAGAGAGCTATA CTTCAGTGTCTGAAGAAATGCCCTGGTAACTATCTACAGGCACTTAAGGGTATCCCAAGAACATTGAGAATGAT GTATGTACATAGTTACCAAAGTTACCTGTGGAATCATGCTGCCACCATGAGAGTGGAAAAGTATG GCATTTCACAGGTTGTAGAAGGTGACTTGGTTTATAACAAAGAAAGCCCTCCTGAAGAATCTACTTCTGTAGATATTGCAGAAACTGATGATGGGCATACAAATTCATCTGAGATTGATCTATGTTCTGAAGCACAACCAGAGGAAACCATCCAATCTGTTAAG ATAGTTGATTCTGGAGATTTGTTAAAGGGGACGTACACATTTGATGATGTTGTCCTTCCTTTGCCTGG TTCGCAAGCAATATTTCCTGGGAATGCAGTTGCTGAGATATACCATGAAATGGCCAAAAAG GATGGTATTAGCTTGACGGAGAATGCTCATGGTGTTAA GGAGTTCTCGATTGCAAGCATGAAAGGAGGCTACCGTCGACTGTTCCAGCGCCCTATTGATTTTCAGTG GGAGCTCATGACTTACACAGATGAGAGTTTGTCTTTAGCAGAAACTGATTTGGATGTTCTGTCCAGAACCAAGCCTAAAGAAGCAAATGATCTTGTAACTAGCGATCAGGCACAGGATAAGTTGGAGGAGGCTTCAGATACCTCCATGCCAACTAATGGAAGCGGCTCCCTAGAAAATAAGCCTACTGGCAACTCAGATACATCACCAAGAAAATTGGCCATAAAATTAGCATTTACTTTACCAGCATCATGTTATGCTACAATGGCTATCAGGGAGCTTCTGAAGACTTCTACTTCA GTTGCATATCAGAAAACACTCAGCTGCTAA
- the LOC120698181 gene encoding NADH dehydrogenase [ubiquinone] flavoprotein 2, mitochondrial-like has product MLTPAARLAARRLLGLASSSASEAAARRLAPAPIAASSYAAAARGSVPSSRPFSTALNYHIDSPENEPDMKWEFTEANMKKVKEILSHYPSNYKQSGIIPLLDLAQQQHGGWVPVAAMDAIAKIVEVAPIRVYEVATFYTMFNRTKVGKYHLLVCGTTPCMIRGSREIEETLLEHLGVKRNEVTSDGLFSVGEMECMGCCVNAPMIAVADYSKGSEGYTYNYYEDLTPKRVVEIVEMLRRGETPPRGTQHPERKNSGPAAGNTTLHGEPKPPPCRDLDAC; this is encoded by the exons ATGCTGACACCGGCCGCCCGCCTCGcggcccgccgcctcctcggcctcgcctcctcctccgcgtcggaagccgccgcccgccgcctggctccggctccg ATCGCCGCCTCgtcctacgccgccgccgctaggggCTCCGTCCCCAGCTCCAGACCCTTCTCCACGGCTCTTAACTAC CACATTGATTCGCCGGAGAACGAGCCGGACATGAAATGGGAGTTCACGGAGGCGAACATGAAGAAG GTCAAGGAGATACTGTCTCACTACCCAAGCAACTACAAGCAATCAGGTATTATTCCGCTGCTTGATCTtgcgcagcagcagcatggtGGATGGGTGCCGGTTGCAGCAATGGATGCT ATTGCTAAAATCGTTGAAGTTGCGCCAATCAGGGTATATGAAGTTGCTACGTTTTACACTATGTTTAATCGGACTAAG gtTGGTAAATACCACCTTCTAGTGTGTGGGACTACACCTTGCATGATTCGTGGCTCACGTGAAATTGAAGAGACATTATTGGAGCACCTTGGAGTTAAAAGAAATG AGGTGACAAGTGATGGTTTATTTTCTGTTGGAGAAATGGAGTGCATG GGTTGCTGTGTGAATGCTCCCATGATTGCTGTGGCTGACTACTCGAAAGGTTCAGAGGGTTACACATACAACTATTAT GAGGACCTCACTCCGAAACGAGTTGTTGAGATTGTTGAGATGCTCAGAAGAGGAGAAACTCCCCCT CGAGGCACACAGCACCCAGAGCGGAAAAACTCTGGCCCTGCTGCAGGGAACACCACTTTACACGGAGAGCCTAAACCTCCTCCATGCAGGGATCTAGATGCCTGCTAG
- the LOC120698183 gene encoding photosystem II reaction center W protein, chloroplastic-like yields MATISAAASAALFPGAGVARPSQGHGVPQLRARAGKMRCGACSKQQDGNGKAPAAAPAGASLLAAASAMTASPALALVDERMSTEGTGLSLGLSNNLLGWILLGVFGLIWSLYTVYTSTLDEDEDSGGLSL; encoded by the exons ATGGCAACCATcagcgccgccgcatccgccgccctcttccccggcgccggcgtcgccagGCCGTCTCAGGGTCACG GGGTGCCTCAGCTGAGAGCAAGGGCCGGCAAGATGCGGTGCGGCGCCTGCTCCAAGCAGCAGGACGGCAACGgcaaggcgccggcggcggctccggccggCGCGTCCCTGctggccgcggcgagcgcgatgACGGCGTCGCCCGCGCTGGCGCTGGTGGACGAGCGGATGTCGACGGAGGGCACCGGGCTCAGCCTGGGGCTGAGCAACAACCTGCTGGGGTGGATCCTGCTGGGCGTCTTCGGCCTCATCTGGTCCCTCTACACCGTCTACACCTCCACgctcgacgaggacgaggactcCGGCGGCCTCTCCCTGTGA
- the LOC120698182 gene encoding 40S ribosomal protein S15-like, with the protein MADVDVDTEVAAAGQPKKRTFRKYSYRGVDLDALLDMSTDDLVQLFPARARRRFQRGLKRKPMALIKRLRKAKKEAPAGEKPEPVRTHLRNMIIVPEMIGSIIGVYNGKTFNQVEIKPEMIGHYLAEFSISYKPVKHGRPGIGATHSSRFIPLK; encoded by the exons ATG GCGGACGTCGACGTCGATACGGAGGTCGCCGCCGCAGGACAGCCCAAGAAGAGGACGTTCCGCAAGTACAGCTACCGCGGAGTGGACCTCGACGCGCTCCTCGACATGTCCACCGACGACCTCGTCCAGCTCTtccccgcccgcgcccgcagAAG GTTCCAGAGGGGTCTGAAGAGGAAGCCGATGGCCCTGATCAAGAGGCTGCGCAAGGCG AAAAAGGAGGCGCCTGCTGGTGAGAAGCCCGAGCCTGTCAGGACCCATCTGCGCAACATGATCATTGTGCCAGAGATGATAGGCTCCATAATTGGAGTGTACAATGGGAAGACCTTCAACCAGGTTGAGATCAAGCCTGAGATGATTGGGCACTACCTTGCTGAGTTTTCCATCAGCTACAAGCCCGTCAAGCACGGAAGGCCCGGTATCGGTGCTACCCACTCCTCCAGGTTTATCCCACTCAAGTGA
- the LOC120698187 gene encoding calmodulin calcium-dependent NAD kinase-like, with product MKDDGTSSAAEMLSPRLLVSASSRVQELEKFSHYVARQIGFDDVKECPHLCTLAYDYLRKNKGYEENIFAFFQNNLDPERLIVKFIEELDKCILGYFSFHWKYATYIITQVLTVEGVTKRKFKNMVLEATREQRFERVTRSLKVTRFFSTLVEELKAIGPSSHEDSPRNDVMVPVAHCNRSPVLLLMGGGMGAGKSTVLKDILNEAFWSGASANSVVVEADAFKETDVIYRAISSRGHHNDMLRTAELVHQSSLDAASSLLVTALNEGRDVIMDGTLSWEPFVQQTIAMARDVHRQRYRMGRGYKVSDDGTITEEYWEPVEDSSSEEENEATGRKPYRIELVGVVCDAYLAVVRGIRRAVITGRAVRVKSQLQSHKRFATAFKSYCSLVDNARLYSTNSLGAAKLIGWKDGGSSLLVDPEEIGCLERVSSLNEEADCVHELYADGQPTGGSSSVWQDMVMSPSRALAQRELKAAIEKGEARFRPATVAAG from the exons ATGAAGGACGACGggacgagctccgcggcggagaTGCTGTCTCCCCGGCTGCTGGTGTCCGCCTCCAGCCGCGTCCAGGAGCTCGAGAAGTTCTCGCATTACGTCG CCAGGCAAATTGGCTTTGACGATGTCAAGGAATGCCCCCATCTATGCACGCTAGCTTATGATTATCTGAGGAAGAATAAGGGTTATGAAGAGAACATTTTTGCATTCTTCCAAAATAACTTGGATCCTGAACGCCTGATTGTGAAGTTTATAGAGGAGCTTGATAAGTGTATACTTGGCTACTTCTCCTTCCACTGGAAATATGCAACTTATATAATTACCCAG GTTCTCACTGTAGAAGGTGTGACCAAAAGAAAGTTCAAGAACATGGTGTTAGAGGCCACCAG GGAACAAAGATTCGAGAGGGTGACAAGAAGCTTGAAGGTGACTAGGTTTTTCTCCACACTGGTTGAGGAACTGAAGGCTATAGGACCATCAAGCCATGAAGATTCACCACGAAATGATGTAATGGTCCCTGTAGCGCACTGCAACCGCAGCCCAGTTTTACTCTTGATGGGTGGTGGGATGGGAGCCGGCAAGAGCACTGTACTTAAAGATATCCTCAACGA AGCATTTTGGTCTGGAGCATCAGCGAATTCAGTGGTGGTGGAGGCAGATGCATTCAAGGAAACAGATGTAATCTACCGAGCCATTAGCTCTAGAGGCCATCACAATGACATGCTGCGAACGGCAGAGCtg GTTCACCAGTCATCATTGGATGCGGCCTCCTCACTACTTGTCACCGCCCTCAATGAAGGCCGGGACGTGATCATGGATGGCACTCTGTCCTGGGAGCCGTTCGTGCAGCAAACGATTGCCATGGCCAGGGACGTGCACAGGCAGCGGTACCGCATGGGACGTGGCTACAAGGTCAGTGATGATGGGACCATAACCGAGGAGTACTGGGAGCCAGTTGAGGATTCTAGTAGCGAAGAGGAGAACGAGGCGACAGGAAGGAAGCCTTACCGGATTGAGCTTGTCGGTGTGGTCTGCGATGCATACCTAGCAGTTGTCAGGGGAATCAG GAGAGCTGTAATCACCGGGAGGGCAGTGAGGGTGAAGTCACAGCTGCAGTCTCACAAGCGATTTGCTACTGCTTTCAAAAGCTACTGCAGCCTTGTCGACAACGCAAGGCTCTACAGCACCAACAGCTTGGGTGCTGCTAAG TTGATAGGATGGAAGGACGGCGGGAGCAGCTTGCTGGTGGATCCCGAAGAGATCGGCTGCTTAGAGAGAGTGAGCAGCTTGAACGAGGAGGCCGACTGCGTCCACGAGCTGTACGCCGACGGCCAACCGACGGGCGGCTCGTCGTCCGTGTGGCAGGACATGGTCATGTCGCCGTCGAGGGcgttggcgcagcgggagctcAAGGCCGCCATCGAGAAGGGCGAGGCGCGCTTCAGACCCGCAACCGTAGCCGCGGGCTGA